From the Halalkalicoccus sp. CGA53 genome, one window contains:
- a CDS encoding DUF7853 family protein, giving the protein MSAQSRSRGTVSLSLSPDEHWTLHHVLLHRIDRERTTEDPTGIDPPELAVYQAFESIDAGYTEFTDDQLAAMAGVVSEYHHSTSWWETERSTLEALLRTITSSL; this is encoded by the coding sequence ATGTCCGCACAGTCGAGATCACGCGGTACAGTCAGCCTGTCGCTGTCGCCCGACGAACACTGGACGCTCCACCACGTCCTGCTCCACCGGATCGACCGGGAACGGACCACGGAGGACCCGACCGGGATCGACCCGCCGGAGCTCGCGGTGTATCAGGCGTTCGAGTCGATCGACGCCGGCTACACCGAATTCACCGACGACCAGCTCGCGGCGATGGCGGGCGTCGTCTCCGAGTACCACCACAGCACCTCCTGGTGGGAGACCGAGCGATCCACGCTCGAAGCCCTCCTCCGGACGATAACCTCGAGCCTCTGA
- a CDS encoding DUF7522 family protein, with amino-acid sequence MEYRDVDAAIEEELLSVCRTVIGDELRSINYFTDETVGQVYLRSDLDRTADLVGIAELERLGFRSQATYEGSQLGEYQATVRMFEYGYLTRVIYGRVGVWVTTDELSMERFEELSTALKSVLAELDDDRE; translated from the coding sequence ATGGAGTACCGTGACGTCGACGCGGCGATCGAGGAGGAACTGCTGAGCGTCTGCCGGACGGTGATCGGCGACGAACTACGGAGTATCAACTACTTCACCGACGAGACGGTCGGCCAGGTCTACCTCCGCTCGGACCTAGATCGCACCGCCGATCTCGTCGGGATCGCGGAGCTCGAACGCCTCGGGTTCCGCTCGCAGGCGACGTACGAGGGGAGTCAGCTCGGGGAGTACCAGGCGACGGTCAGGATGTTCGAATACGGCTATCTCACCCGCGTCATCTACGGTCGGGTGGGCGTATGGGTGACGACCGACGAACTCTCGATGGAACGGTTCGAGGAGCTCTCGACGGCACTGAAGTCGGTGCTCGCCGAACTCGACGACGATCGCGAGTGA
- a CDS encoding CDP-alcohol phosphatidyltransferase family protein, with protein MTLDQLREVSDRAIVPFVAIAERLGLTPNVVTTVAFAVAVVASVLLYVAGSDPMWYLPAGLLVLVSGLLDVLDGALARETGTTSEAGDFLDHALDRYGDVVILGGLTLGVEQYVLGLLAITGVLLTAYLGTQAQAVGLGRIYGGLLGRADILVLVGVTSILATWVRVEVAGLTVVGLLLALFAVVSHVTALQRFAWAWRDLR; from the coding sequence ATGACGCTCGATCAGCTCAGAGAGGTCTCCGACCGCGCGATCGTCCCGTTCGTCGCGATCGCCGAACGGCTCGGACTCACACCGAACGTCGTCACGACGGTCGCGTTCGCCGTCGCGGTCGTCGCGAGCGTCTTACTGTACGTCGCGGGGAGCGACCCGATGTGGTACCTCCCGGCCGGCCTGCTCGTCCTGGTGAGCGGCCTGCTCGACGTGCTCGACGGGGCGCTCGCACGCGAGACGGGGACCACTTCGGAGGCGGGCGACTTCCTCGACCACGCCCTCGACCGCTACGGCGACGTCGTCATCCTCGGGGGGCTCACCCTCGGCGTCGAACAGTACGTCCTCGGGCTGCTCGCGATCACCGGCGTGTTGCTGACGGCGTACCTCGGGACGCAGGCACAGGCGGTCGGCCTCGGTCGGATCTACGGCGGCTTGCTGGGGAGGGCGGACATCCTCGTCCTCGTCGGGGTAACGAGCATCCTCGCGACCTGGGTGCGCGTCGAGGTCGCCGGACTCACCGTCGTCGGCCTGTTGCTCGCCCTCTTCGCGGTCGTGAGCCACGTGACGGCGCTCCAGCGGTTCGCCTGGGCCTGGCGCGACCTCCGGTGA
- a CDS encoding M20/M25/M40 family metallo-hydrolase: MDQEVDAAIESNTERYREALYELLRQPSISTTGEGMDEATDLVVETVSRFGFEEVRSIETDRYPVVYGERLSDPDDPTVLFYGHYDVQPPGSREEWESPPFEPTVREGSVYARGAGDNKGQFGAHLFALHALLDAGHSPELNVKVLLDGGEESGSAGLRSYLDSGAEAVADADLVYVADGPMFGSAGAASSGEGARAQRPLLAYGNKGVLSFQLDLRTANTDLHSGNFGGPVPNAATELVELLGSMRSGEGITIEGFGEGIEVTDADRELVAEIPTDETAIREELDLTHLATERPYYEQLLLHPTLTINGLRSGYGGEGMKTVLPSTATAKLDCRLVPGQDPERVFERVREHVERENPDVEIRKQGSFPPMKTPIDTPAAAVVADALSSVWDVDPVEFPVLGGSLPAAYFREVPNLSDVPILVVPYANPDQGNHSPNEHLDLECFENGVRTSARVMWGLGSALDR; encoded by the coding sequence ATGGATCAGGAGGTCGACGCCGCGATCGAGTCGAACACAGAGCGCTATCGGGAAGCGCTTTACGAGTTGCTCCGCCAGCCGAGTATCAGCACGACCGGCGAGGGGATGGACGAGGCGACCGACCTCGTCGTCGAGACGGTCTCCCGATTCGGCTTCGAGGAGGTACGGAGCATCGAGACGGATCGGTATCCGGTCGTCTACGGGGAGCGGCTCTCGGATCCGGACGACCCGACGGTCCTCTTCTACGGCCACTACGACGTGCAGCCGCCCGGATCGCGCGAGGAGTGGGAGAGCCCGCCGTTCGAGCCGACGGTGAGGGAGGGGAGCGTCTACGCACGCGGGGCGGGCGACAACAAGGGCCAGTTCGGCGCACACCTCTTCGCGCTCCACGCGCTGCTCGACGCCGGTCACTCCCCCGAGCTGAACGTGAAGGTGCTCCTCGACGGCGGCGAGGAGAGCGGGAGCGCGGGACTCCGGAGCTATCTCGACTCCGGTGCCGAGGCAGTCGCGGACGCCGACCTAGTATACGTCGCCGACGGTCCGATGTTCGGTTCGGCCGGTGCCGCCTCGTCGGGCGAGGGTGCCCGCGCACAGCGACCGCTGCTCGCCTACGGCAACAAGGGCGTGCTCTCGTTCCAGCTCGACCTCCGAACCGCGAACACGGACCTCCACTCGGGGAACTTCGGCGGTCCGGTGCCGAACGCGGCGACGGAACTGGTCGAACTCCTCGGATCGATGCGGTCGGGCGAGGGGATCACGATCGAGGGGTTCGGGGAGGGAATCGAGGTGACCGACGCGGATCGAGAGCTCGTCGCCGAGATCCCCACCGACGAGACCGCGATCAGAGAGGAGCTCGACCTCACACACCTCGCCACGGAGAGACCGTACTACGAGCAGCTGTTGTTACACCCGACGCTCACGATCAACGGGCTCCGCTCGGGCTACGGGGGTGAGGGGATGAAGACCGTCCTGCCCTCGACGGCGACGGCGAAACTCGACTGCCGGCTGGTGCCCGGCCAGGACCCCGAGCGCGTCTTCGAGCGGGTACGCGAACACGTCGAGCGCGAGAACCCGGACGTGGAGATCCGGAAACAGGGCAGTTTCCCGCCGATGAAGACGCCGATCGACACGCCCGCCGCGGCGGTCGTCGCGGACGCGCTCTCCTCGGTGTGGGACGTCGACCCGGTCGAGTTCCCGGTCCTCGGCGGGAGCTTGCCCGCCGCCTACTTCCGGGAGGTGCCGAACCTCTCGGACGTCCCGATCCTCGTCGTCCCGTACGCGAACCCGGATCAGGGTAACCACTCGCCGAACGAACACCTCGATCTGGAGTGCTTCGAGAACGGGGTCCGGACGAGCGCGCGGGTCATGTGGGGCCTCGGAAGCGCGCTCGACAGGTGA
- a CDS encoding aminotransferase-like domain-containing protein, with protein sequence METTERDGRFDHLFTETVRETLEDSAYGAWRSVSSADAVPLGLGFPFPESFPNDELVDAAGAVFDVEGDVALQYGGGEYAEHLEEVVADRARARGIDCGEGELLLTNGSTHAIDSVCRAFLDPEESIVVEAPTFMGALSVFRNYGVEVTGIDVDRDGLDVEALAAELRARDERGDALPTLVYTIANFQNPTGTTLSADRRHRLLDLAAEYDFVILEDDAYGELRFDGEPLPTLAELDDEGRVVHVGTFSKTIAPGVRTGWVIGHEEIVREVRGLAAGGTNTFTRGVLGRYCAEGRLEEGVPELRRAYEERRDHLLRCLESSMPPEATWTEPEGGFFVWVELPEGIDTEELLPRAAEEGVVYLPGSMFYPDDRGENGLRLSYSQASPEGMERGIAALARTVRSALPAE encoded by the coding sequence ATGGAGACCACCGAGCGAGACGGCCGGTTCGATCACCTATTCACCGAGACCGTGCGCGAGACCCTGGAGGACTCCGCCTACGGCGCCTGGCGGTCGGTGTCCTCCGCCGACGCGGTGCCGCTGGGACTGGGCTTTCCGTTCCCCGAGTCGTTCCCGAACGACGAACTGGTCGACGCGGCGGGGGCGGTCTTCGACGTCGAGGGCGACGTCGCGCTGCAGTACGGCGGTGGCGAGTACGCAGAACACCTCGAGGAGGTCGTCGCGGACCGCGCGCGCGCCAGAGGGATCGACTGCGGCGAGGGCGAGCTTCTGCTGACCAACGGCTCGACGCACGCGATCGACTCGGTCTGTCGGGCGTTCCTCGACCCCGAGGAGTCGATCGTCGTCGAGGCGCCGACGTTCATGGGCGCGCTGAGCGTCTTTCGCAACTACGGCGTCGAGGTCACCGGGATCGACGTGGATCGGGATGGTCTCGACGTCGAGGCGCTCGCGGCCGAGCTCCGGGCACGAGACGAGCGGGGTGACGCGCTCCCGACGCTCGTCTACACGATAGCGAACTTCCAGAACCCGACCGGGACGACGCTCTCGGCCGACCGCCGTCACCGACTGCTCGACCTCGCCGCCGAGTACGACTTCGTGATCCTGGAGGACGACGCCTACGGCGAGTTGCGCTTCGACGGCGAACCGCTCCCGACGCTCGCCGAACTCGACGACGAGGGGCGAGTCGTCCACGTCGGGACGTTCTCGAAGACCATCGCGCCCGGTGTGCGAACCGGCTGGGTGATCGGTCACGAGGAGATCGTCCGGGAGGTCCGCGGGCTCGCCGCGGGCGGGACGAACACCTTCACCAGGGGTGTGCTCGGGCGATACTGCGCCGAGGGACGGCTCGAGGAGGGCGTTCCGGAGCTCCGCCGGGCGTACGAGGAGCGGCGAGATCACCTCCTCCGCTGTCTGGAGTCGTCGATGCCCCCGGAGGCCACCTGGACCGAACCCGAGGGTGGTTTCTTCGTCTGGGTCGAGCTTCCGGAGGGGATCGACACCGAGGAACTGCTCCCGCGGGCGGCCGAGGAGGGCGTCGTCTACCTGCCGGGGTCGATGTTCTACCCCGACGATCGGGGCGAGAACGGGCTCCGACTCTCGTACAGCCAGGCGTCACCCGAGGGGATGGAACGAGGGATCGCGGCGCTCGCCCGAACGGTCCGAAGCGCGCTGCCCGCCGAGTGA
- the thiE gene encoding thiamine phosphate synthase produces the protein MNPTDWRTYLVTQASLSEGRSTQEVVRAAIKGGVDAVQLREKDTGARERYGLGLELRELTDAAGVDLLVNDRVDIAEAVGADGVHLGQSDLPVPVARDLLGPGSVIGCSTSTVAEARRAEAEGADYLGVGAVYVTESKAVPEENSGVGPERVREIAEAVSIPIVGIGGVTAENASEVVEAGATSVAVISEIAGAEDPAGATAGLVDAVREGENRT, from the coding sequence ATGAACCCCACAGACTGGCGGACCTATCTCGTCACGCAGGCGTCGCTCTCGGAGGGGAGATCGACGCAGGAGGTCGTCCGGGCCGCGATCAAGGGCGGCGTCGACGCCGTCCAGCTCCGCGAGAAGGACACCGGCGCGCGCGAGCGCTACGGTCTCGGACTCGAACTGCGGGAACTGACCGATGCCGCCGGGGTCGACCTCCTCGTCAACGACCGGGTCGACATCGCGGAGGCGGTGGGAGCCGACGGCGTCCACCTCGGGCAGAGCGACCTGCCGGTCCCGGTCGCGCGCGACCTGCTCGGTCCGGGGAGCGTGATCGGCTGTTCGACCTCGACCGTCGCGGAAGCGAGGCGAGCGGAGGCGGAGGGTGCGGACTACCTCGGCGTCGGCGCGGTCTACGTCACGGAGTCGAAGGCGGTGCCCGAGGAGAACTCGGGGGTCGGTCCCGAACGGGTGCGGGAGATCGCCGAGGCGGTCTCGATCCCGATCGTGGGCATCGGTGGCGTCACCGCCGAGAACGCCTCCGAGGTCGTCGAAGCCGGCGCGACGAGCGTCGCCGTCATCAGCGAGATCGCCGGAGCGGAGGACCCGGCGGGGGCGACCGCCGGGCTCGTCGACGCCGTGAGAGAAGGGGAGAACCGGACCTGA
- a CDS encoding DsbA family protein, giving the protein MKRRALLTTAGLGLVGVAGCVADDAGSGSGGNSSDDPEETPTETPDRDDEGNDDAEDDGDDNGDEEGEADDDGAADDEQVGDGDGGETDNTPSGSAAARDVMVQPRMGDPAEATATIVEFTDPACDVCRSFHARTFPQVVEELVEPGDAAYVARVYPTGRGIWPEVASKALLATWDQQGEVFWELLHFYFQNQNSLNRNNIDDRTREFLAEFDGVDGDEVVQAARGGEYDEAFDVNVSAGQNAGTGRTTPSFYLFRDGQYVTRVTGHQNVRVFRSALEL; this is encoded by the coding sequence ATGAAACGTCGGGCCCTCCTTACCACCGCAGGTCTCGGTCTGGTCGGTGTCGCAGGATGTGTCGCAGACGACGCCGGGAGCGGATCGGGCGGGAACAGCAGCGACGACCCGGAGGAGACGCCGACCGAGACGCCGGACCGGGACGACGAGGGGAACGACGACGCGGAAGACGACGGGGACGACAACGGTGACGAGGAGGGCGAAGCCGACGACGACGGGGCGGCAGACGACGAACAGGTCGGCGACGGCGACGGCGGCGAGACCGACAACACCCCGTCCGGAAGCGCCGCCGCCCGGGACGTGATGGTCCAGCCGCGGATGGGCGATCCGGCCGAGGCCACCGCGACGATCGTCGAGTTCACGGACCCGGCGTGTGACGTCTGCCGGTCGTTTCACGCCCGCACGTTCCCGCAGGTCGTCGAGGAGCTGGTCGAGCCGGGCGATGCGGCGTACGTGGCCCGGGTCTACCCCACGGGTCGGGGGATCTGGCCCGAGGTCGCCTCGAAGGCGCTGCTCGCCACCTGGGACCAGCAGGGGGAGGTCTTCTGGGAGCTGTTGCACTTCTACTTCCAGAACCAGAACTCGCTCAACCGGAACAACATCGACGACCGAACCCGGGAGTTCCTCGCGGAGTTCGACGGGGTCGACGGCGACGAAGTGGTGCAAGCGGCCCGCGGCGGCGAGTACGACGAAGCGTTCGACGTGAACGTCAGCGCCGGGCAGAACGCCGGAACCGGGCGGACGACGCCGTCGTTCTACCTCTTCCGCGACGGACAGTACGTCACCCGCGTGACGGGCCACCAGAACGTGCGCGTGTTCAGGAGCGCGCTGGAGCTGTAA
- a CDS encoding enoyl-CoA hydratase/isomerase family protein — protein sequence MAENVRYEVEAGAAVVRIDRPEKRNALSEALIDDLTDSLERAVDDGVRAVILTGVGESFSAGYDLAESGGTGEGVVPTVEDGLDRGRRVLPLFTTVFDLPIPVIAAVNGHALAGGSDLALTCDLTIASDRATFGYPGIRMGGMPLSLIYPFVIGLKHSRELLYTGKTIDAREAERIGMVNRTVPHDSLMEAARAEVKAIRKTPSATVQITKHMLNDVAEMQGYRPAVRNSGYLATLSHQTEPGKEFFEIREREGIGAAIEWMHGVEKP from the coding sequence ATGGCCGAGAACGTCCGGTACGAGGTCGAAGCGGGTGCCGCGGTCGTCAGGATCGACCGTCCCGAGAAACGGAACGCGCTGAGCGAGGCGCTGATCGACGATCTCACCGACTCGTTGGAGCGGGCGGTCGACGACGGCGTCCGGGCGGTGATCCTCACCGGCGTCGGCGAGTCGTTCTCTGCCGGCTACGACCTGGCCGAGTCCGGTGGTACCGGCGAGGGGGTCGTGCCGACGGTCGAGGACGGCCTCGACCGGGGTCGGCGCGTGCTCCCGCTCTTTACGACGGTCTTCGACCTGCCGATCCCGGTGATCGCGGCGGTGAACGGCCACGCGCTCGCCGGCGGGAGCGACCTCGCGCTGACCTGTGACCTCACCATCGCGAGCGACCGGGCGACGTTCGGCTACCCCGGGATCCGGATGGGTGGGATGCCGCTCTCGCTGATCTATCCCTTCGTGATCGGGCTCAAGCACTCGCGAGAACTGCTCTACACCGGAAAGACGATCGATGCGCGGGAGGCCGAACGGATCGGGATGGTAAATCGCACGGTCCCACACGACTCGCTCATGGAGGCGGCCCGGGCGGAGGTAAAGGCGATACGGAAGACACCGAGTGCGACCGTTCAGATCACGAAACACATGCTGAACGACGTGGCGGAGATGCAGGGATACAGGCCTGCGGTCAGAAACAGCGGCTATCTCGCGACGCTCTCGCATCAGACGGAGCCGGGAAAGGAGTTCTTCGAGATCAGGGAACGAGAGGGGATCGGCGCAGCGATCGAGTGGATGCACGGCGTGGAAAAGCCCTGA